In one Colletotrichum destructivum chromosome 2, complete sequence genomic region, the following are encoded:
- a CDS encoding Putative DOMON domain, cytochrome b561/ferric reductase transmembrane, translating into MKAFAASSLAAVLYAATASADPLQACPNDICFRVAVPRAASSSGSGNLYFQMSAPTSYQWVSLGSGSTMSNSNMFIMYTDGNGNVTVSARTARGHTMPQVSQGTTLELLAGSGIENGKMIANVRCTNCATWSTGSLALNSATSSWIAAWRAGGAINSASASQSIQQHDDQTSFSLDLTQATVQTDSNPFVGTSGGGNGSGSGTGSGSGSGNGGSTSGGGVVFNGGGGMSNVLLAHGIIMSIVFIFLYPVGAILMPLLGKWMAHAAWQSVAFLLMWAGFGTGYVYARDNGYLFAQTHTLLGTVVVAMLAIQPFLGVAHHKYYKQNQARGIVSHAHIWYGRALMVLGIINGGLGLELASSSRAYVIAYSVIAAIIGAAWIGSAAWGEMRRSKHSTAVKREQSHESPESQQRIPYRQKK; encoded by the exons ATGAAGGCTTTTGCAGCTTCTTCTTTAGCAGCCGTGCTTT ACGCGGCGACAGCCTCCGCCGACCCCCTTCAAGCATGCCCCAATGATATCTGCTTCAGGGTCGCGGTCCCCAGGGCCGCTTCCAGCTCCGGCAGCGGAAACCTGTACTTCCAGATGTCGGCCCCGACTAGCTACCAATGGGTTTCTCTGGGATCCGGCTCGACCATGTCCAACTCGAACATGTTCATCATGTACACCGACGGCAATGGCAACGTCACTGTTAGCGCTCGTACCGCGCGCGGTCACACTATGCCCCAGGTCTCCCAGGGCACCACGcttgagctcctcgccggctcTGGTATCGAGAACGGAAAGATGATCGCCAACGTTCGTTGCACCAACTGTGCGACGTGGAGCACCGGCTCCCTGGCCCTCAACTCGGCCACCAGCTCTTGGATTGCGGCTTGGAGGGCTGGCGGCGCTATCAACtcggccagcgccagccagAGCATCCAGCAGCATGACGATCAAACCAGCTTTTCCCTGGACCTGACCCAGGCGACTGTCCAGACCGACAGCAACCCGTTTGTGGGCACTTCTGGTGGTGGTAAcggcagcggtagcggcACCGGAAGTGGCAGCGGAAGCGGAAACGGCGGCTCcaccagcggcggcggtgttgtatttaacggaggcggcggcatgtccaacgtcctcctcgctcACGGCATCATAATGTCGATCGTGTTTATCTTCTTGTACCCTGTCGGTGCCATCCTCATGCCCTTGTTGGGCAAGTGGATGGCCCACGCTGCTTGGCAGTCTGtcgccttcctcctcatGTGGGCCGGCTTTGGCACTGGCTACGTTTACGCCCGCGACAACGGTTAT CTCTTTGCCCAAACCCACACATTGCTGGGCACTGTAGTCGTTGCCATGCTGGCTATCCAGCCGTTCCTTGGAGTGGCACATCACAAGTACTATAAGCAGAACCAAGCCCGAGGCATTGTCAGCCACGCCCATATCTGGTACGGTAGGGCTCTGATGGTGCTTGGAATCATCAACGGcgggctgggcctcgagctcgctAGCTCGTCCCGGGCCTATGTCATTGCGTACTCCGTCATTGCTGCTATAATCGGCGCTGCGTGGATTGGGTCCGCGGCTTGGGGCGAGATGCGCAGGTCAAAGCACTCCACCGCCGTCAAGCGCGAGCAGAGCCACGAGTCTCCGGAGTCCCAGCAGCGCATCCCCTACCGCCAAAAGAAATAA
- a CDS encoding Putative serine/threonine-protein kinase, active, with amino-acid sequence MIAKATPALNTVRGFQQTPVTSGDEDEDDYGVCATPPLSSKKRGPHPARIDDVVSANCSPNMRGASSPAVSGIAKLRMQMEPLSLDASSRTSTLTLNGSNGHAVLPKGLGISSAVMSRCGSQDGSQSEAGSERSESGSTSYEINLEHDYVDESVRERTGQIVPIEGNKDVQRKMTANDFEPLRCLGKGTYGTVLLVKQRNTGRLYAQKQFKKASLTVHKKLIEQTKTERQILESVNRHPFVVKLYYAFQDHEKLYLILEYGQGGELFTHLSTEKMFAEPVAAFYMGEMLLAISHLHSTLGVVYRDLKPENCLLDAEGHLLLTDFGLSKVAIDTSEDHCNSMLGTVEYMAPEVIQGQKYGKAVDWWSFGALGYDLMTGNPPFRGGNHAKIQQNIVKQKLVMPYFLSPDAKDLLTRLLRKDPKKRLGANMPKDLQTMKGHRFFNKINWKKLEAREVEPPIQPMITDPELAENFAPEFTDLSLSPVITSKDPWSAMSAKEDDPFGGFSFVASSSMLESHAFRFSTEV; translated from the coding sequence ATGATTGCCAAGGCGACGCCCGCACTCAATACGGTGCGCGGCTTCCAACAGACCCCCGTCACctccggcgacgaggacgaggacgactaCGGCGTATGCGCAACACCACCTCTCTCCTCCAAGAAGCGCGGTCCCCACCCCGCTCGCATTGACGACGTTGTCAGCGCCAACTGCAGCCCGAACATGCGCGgggcctcctcccccgctGTCTCTGGGATCGCGAAGCTCCGCATGCAGATGGAGCCTCTTAGTCTGGACGCCTCCTCTCGAACGAGCACGTTGACTCTCAACGGTAGCAACGgccacgccgtcctcccCAAGGGACTCGGTATCAGCAGCGCTGTTATGAGCCGCTGCGGCAGCCAGGACGGCAGCCAgagcgaggccggcagcgagcGCTCCGAAAGCGGCTCCACGAGCTATGAGATAAACCTGGAGCATGACTACGTCGACGAGAGCGTCCGAGAGCGGACTGGGCAGATCGTGCCCATCGAGGGCAACAAAGACGTGCAGCGCAAGATGACGGCCAACGACTTTGAGCCACTTCGCTGCCTGGGCAAGGGCACCTACGGCACCGTGCTGCTGGTCAAGCAGCGCAACACCGGCCGGCTCTACGCCCAGAAGCAGTTCAAAAAGGCCTCGTTGACCGTGCACAAGAAGCTCATCGAACAGACCAAGACAGAGCGTCAGATCCTCGAGTCGGTCAACCGACACCCCTTTGTCGTCAAGCTATACTATGCCTTCCAGGACCATGAGAAGCTGTACCTGATTCTCGAGTATGGCCAGGGTGGCGAACTCTTTACTCACCTGAGTACGGAGAAAATGTTTGCCGAGCCAGTCGCTGCCTTCTACATGGGAGAGATGCTTTTGGCCATCTCCCACTTGCACAGCACCTTGGGTGTTGTGTACCGTGACCTGAAGCCCGAGAACTGCTTGTTGGACGCCGAGGGTCACCTACTGCTCACCGACTTTGGTCTTTCCAAGGTTGCTATCGATACCTCCGAGGACCACTGCAACTCGATGCTCGGGACAGTCGAGTACATGGCTCCCGAGGTCATCCAAGGTCAGAAGTATGGAAAGGCGGTCGACTGGTGGTCCTTTGGCGCCCTTGGCTATGACTTGATGACGGGCAACCCGCCCTTCCGTGGGGGTAACCACGCCAAGATTCAGCAAAACATCGTCAAACAGAAGCTCGTCATGCCCTACTTCCTGAGCCCCGACGCCAAGGACCTCCTGACGCGCCTGCTCAGGAAGGATCCCAAGAAGCGACTGGGTGCTAATATGCCCAAAGACCTCCAGACGATGAAGGGCCACCGTTTCTTCAACAAGATCAACTGGAAGAAGTTGGAGGCCAGAGAGGTCGAGCCGCCCATCCAGCCCATGATCACGGATcccgagctcgccgagaacTTTGCTCCCGAGTTCACCGACTTGTCCCTGAGCCCTGTTATCACGTCCAAGGACCCGTGGAGCGCCATGtcggccaaggaggacgacCCCTTTGGCGGCTTCAGTTTTGTCGCGTCGAGTAGCATGCTGGAGAGCCACGCGTTTCGATTCTCCACTGAAGTTTAA
- a CDS encoding Putative major facilitator superfamily, MFS transporter superfamily, with product MVLEVHDSQESSSEKSTFAIVEADETAILARYGVERRLDGLINWKRDCKTHPRNWSTRRKMFDTTVIVLFELYTTIISTTGAVAASESAHDYWLSRQASLVGFTLMYQLGQAVGGFLIPPFSELFGRRLPYLTSCAAFCVFSLLTGVVRSPAAVYLGRFVAGLASAVPSVVIAGSVEDMFNTKRRVWIIVLWNAGTTVGLCLGPIYAAHISEAVGWRWIFHSAAVITAVLFICLFGIKESRPSILLGNIVGQMAKETTIQELGWHNPDEAQDWRALVRISVIRPGRILVTEPLVIMVAFISALSWGMIYLFTESLTVVYISLGFTKTQASLPFLAIAVGVLFTFLPRLWDMKVLRDRQRKQLPIQPEDKIIGFGFAAPALAIGLAWFAWTIPPAVVSVHWMVPTAALVLVGFAVNETAHTLSGYLADSYLLYSASAFSGLAFVRAVVSGLMPIVAHEMYAGLDANVAGSVLAGLAAAFCVTPWLFFRFSKRLRQRSPFARFSLETHCRTNVEEN from the exons ATGGTTCTCGAGGTACATGACTCTCAGGAATCTTCCTCCGAGAAGAGTACCTTTGCCATTGTCGAGGCGGATGAAACAGCAATTCTGGCGCGGTATGGCGTCGAGAGGCGGTTAGATGGGCTGATCAACTGGAAACGCGACTGCAAGACGCACCCGAGGAACTGGTCGACCAGGAGAAAGATGTTTGACACTACAGTCATCGTCCTGTTTGAGTTGTACAC gaccatcatcagcacAACGGGA GCAGTGGCCGCATCAGAGTCAGCACACGACTACTGGCTCAGTCGGCAAGCATCATTAGTTGGGTTCACACTCAT GTATCAACTAGGTCAAGCAGTAGGGGGCTTCCTGATCCCTCCCTTTTCTGAGTTGTTCGGTCGCCGCCTCCCATACCTCACCTCCTGCGCCGCATTCTGCGTTTTCAGCCTACTCACCGGCGTCGTACGCTCCCCGGCAGCAGTCTACCTGGGGCGCTTCGTAGCAGGCCTTGCGTCCGCCGTGCCGTCAGTAgtcatcgccggcagcgTGGAAGACATGTTCAACACGAAGCGACGGGTGTGGATCATCGTCCTCTGGAACGCGGGCACAACAGTCGGCCTATGCCTCGGTCCCATATACGCCGCCCACATCTCCGAGGCCGTAGGCTGGCGATGGATCTTTCACAGCGCGGCTGTCATCACCGCGGTGCTGTTCATTTGCCTATTCGGAATCAAGGAGAGCAGACCGAGCATTCTGTTGGGCAACATCGTTGGGCAGATGGCGAAAGAGACGACAATACAGGAGCTGGGGTGGCACAATCCCGATGAGGCGCAAGACTGGCGGGCGCTGGTCCGGATCAGTGTCATTAGGCCCGGCAGGATCCTGGTCACGGAGCCGCTGGTCATCATGGTCGCGTTCATCTCGGCGTTGTCGTGGGGCATGATTTACCTATTCACCGAGTCGCTTACCGTTGTCTACATCTCTCTCGGATTCACAAAGACACAAGCCTCGCTGCCGTTCCTGGCCATCGCCGTGGGCGTGCTCTTCACGTTCCTACCTCGTCTGTGGGATATGAAGGTCCTACGGGATCGGCAACGCAAACAATTACCCATCCAACC AGAAGACAAAatcatcggcttcggcttcgccgcgccggccctggccatcggcctcgcctGGTTCGCCTGGACGATCCCGCCGGCGGTAGTCAGCGTGCACTGGatggtgccgacggcggcgctcgtgctcgtcggcttcgctGTCAACGAGACAGCACACACGCTCAGCGGATACCTCGCCGACTCGTATCTGCTCtactcggcgtcggcgttctCAGGGCTTGCGTTCGTGCGGGCCGTCGTGTCGGGGCTAATGCCGATCGTCGCGCACGAAATGTATGCCGGACTGGACGCCAATGTCGCGGGCTCGGTGCTCGCGGGGCTGGCGGCAGCGTTCTGTGTTACGCCGTGGCTGTTCTTCCGGTTTAGCAAGAGGCTAAGGCAGCGGAGTCCGTTTGCAAGGTTCAGTCTGGAGACGCATTGCAGGACAAACGTTGAGGAGAACTAG
- a CDS encoding Putative aromatic amino acid beta-eliminating lyase/threonine aldolase, whose protein sequence is MPDNEHNPVLWGSPQGTGSAFDFRSKFGCVFRTPAVLSISSSAILRASVLTLTAGDVITTPSQGMLLAIARTTLHDDVYGEDLTTRTFEEEMAKICGHESAAFVLSGTMANQLALRSLLHQPPHAILADASAHIIHWEAGGIAHLSGAVTQGIRPQNRLYITLDDVKKHAVITDDVHKCPTRVISIENTCSGVVVPLEELQRTKEWASAHGIAVHMDGARLWEAVSVGAGGLDDFGRCCDVLTLDFSKNLGAPMGAMVLGPSELVGRLRRLRKSIGGGMRQAGVLVAAARQAVVENFGLGPRDCRGVLETSRTMAEEVGRMWVMRGGTVLKPIETNMVWLDLGRCGIQTSQWNEIGRRHGIKLDGKRVVLHHQISELAMKRLGAVMDEVLGRIGHPLVSGAVPKARL, encoded by the coding sequence ATGCCTGACAATGAGCATAACCCTGTGCTCTGGGGATCCCCTCAAGGGACTGGTTCGGCGTTTGACTTCAGGAGTAAGTTTGGTTGTGTGTTCCGCACCCCCGCGGTTCTCTCGATTTCGTCCTCGGCAATCCTTAGGGCTAGCGTTCTGACTTTGACGGCAGGTGATGTGATAACAACTCCCTCACAAGGCATGTTGCTTGCGATCGCTCGAACCACGCTTCACGATGACGTGTACGGCGAGGATTTGACGACGCGAACCTTTGAAGAGGAGATGGCAAAGATATGCGGGCACGAGAGCGCAGCGTTCGTTCTCTCGGGGACGATGGCCAACCAGCTTGCACTTCgctccctcctccaccaacCTCCCCACGCCATTCTCGCCGATGCCAGTGCCCACATCATCCACTGGGAAGCGGGAGGGATCGCACACCTGTCCGGGGCCGTGACCCAGGGGATCCGTCCACAGAACAGGCTCTACATTACCCTCGACGATGTTAAAAAACACGCTGTTATCACAGATGACGTACACAAGTGTCCGACACGGGTGATCAGCATAGAGAACACTTGCTCAGGGGTGGTAGTGCCTCTGGAGGAGCTGCAAAGAACCAAGGAGTGGGCGTCAGCGCACGGCATCGCCGTTCATATGGACGGGGCACGATTATGGGAGGCCGTCTCGGTGGGAGCAGGCGGCCTGGATGACTTTGGCAGGTGCTGTGATGTGTTAACACTGGACTTCAGCAAAAATCTAGGCGCGCCTATGGGTGCTATGGTTCTCGGTCCGTCTGAGCTGGTCGGGCGATTGCGACGGCTGCGCAAGAGCATCGGCGGCGGTATGAGACaggccggcgtcctcgtTGCCGCAGCACGGCAGGCCGTTGTCGAGAACTTTGGACTTGGGCCTCGAGATTGTCGAGGGGTGCTCGAGACCAGTCGGACCATGGCAGAAGAGGTTGGACGGATGTGGGTGATGAGAGGAGGAACAGTGCTAAAGCCTATCGAGACCAACATGGTTTGGCTGGACCTCGGAAGGTGCGGTATTCAAACAAGCCAGTGGAATGAGATCGGGAGACGGCATGGTATCAAGCTTGATGGGAAGAGAGTCGTGCTGCATCATCAGATCAGCGAATTGGCAATGAAGCGACTGGGCGCAGTGATGGACGAGGTGCTAGGTCGCATTGGACACCCATTAGTGTCGGGTGCCGTGCCGAAAGCTCGACTGTGA
- a CDS encoding Putative pre-mRNA processing factor 4 (PRP4), WD40/YVTN repeat-like-containing domain superfamily → MMHPSRQAYVEEAMDEDRGIALEDIPTDHDYEIPSAFSGAAPEKASAVLAQMERKKLAASIAVPTDDNRVRAKLREMGEPITFFGEGKPERRDRLRNLLAIQHEMAGLESGDIEMEDVDEDGEEQDEEFYTPGGQALLQARIDITKYSLPRAKRRIQFQKAEASIPLRTHVKFRKQIKDKLEAFELQGSQTAGDRHISMTRLSPNGEIVAVGNWGGGLKLIEVPSLEAKLNLRGHTQKISGISWRPGSTLTESNVSPDAVNLASGGAEGSVHLWSLNQDTPLSTLTGHGGRVSRVEFHPSGRYIASASDDTTWRLWDVETTAELLLQEGHSRGVYSVSFNADGSLLASAGLDSIGRIWDLRSGRTVMILDEHIQPIYALDWGSEGHRVLSGSADGWIKCWDIRKVQRTANLGAHAKAVSDIRWFRGLDDPIDGNPPGTDEKGAQQPKKAGTFFVSSGFDAKIKIFSADNWGVIQTLSGHSGPVASVDVSRDGKWIVSGGHDRTVKLWGRNDGEGL, encoded by the coding sequence ATGATGCATCCGTCGCGACAAGCCTATGTCGAGGAGGCGATGGACGAGGATCGAGGCATTGCGCTGGAGGATATTCCCACGGATCATGACTACGAGATCCCCTCCGCATTCTCTGGCGCCGCGCCCGAAAAAGCCTCCGCCGTCCTGGCGCAgatggagagaaagaagTTGGCAGCAAGCATTGCCGTGCCTACAGACGACAACCGAGTGCGCGCGAAGCTCAGAGAGATGGGCGAGCCCATCACATTCTTCGGCGAAGGCAAGCCAGAACGCAGAGACCGTCTTCGCAACCTTCTTGCCATTCAGCACGAGATGGCCGGTCTCGAAAGCGGCGACATAGAAATGGAAGACGTAGACGAGGACGGAGAagagcaggacgaggaatTTTACACACCGGGCGGCCAGGCACTGCTGCAGGCGCGCATCGACATCACGAAATATTCACTCCCGAGAGCAAAACGGCGGATCCAGTTCCAGAAGGCCGAAGCCTCGATTCCTTTGCGCACACACGTCAAGTTCCGGAAACAGATCAAGGACAAGCTGGAAGCCTTTGAGCTTCAAGGTAGTCAAACAGCCGGCGATAGGCACATCAGCATGACGAGACTGTCGCCGAACGGGGAGATCGTTGCGGTGGGCAACTGGGGTGGAGGCCTCAAGCTTATTGAGGTTCCCAGTTTGGAGGCAAAGTTGAACCTCAGGGGACACACCCAGAAAATCAGCGGTATTTCATGGCGTCCTGGTTCTACGCTTACCGAAAGCAACGTGTCTCCGGACGCAGTGAACCTTGCATCTGGAGGAGCTGAAGGCTCGGTGCACCTGTGGTCTTTGAATCAGGATACTCCCCTTTCAACACTCactggccatggcggcagAGTGTCCCGCGTTGAGTTTCATCCTTCCGGCCGTTATATTGCGTCGGCTTCGGATGATACCACATGGAGGCTCTGGGATGTCGAGACGACTGCTGAGCTGCTGCTTCAGGAAGGTCACTCCAGAGGCGTTTACTCTGTCAGTTTCAACGCTGATGGGTCCTTGTTGGCAAGCGCTGGTCTCGACAGCATTGGCCGTATTTGGGATCTGCGATCAGGACGAACTGTGATGATCCTTGATGAGCATATCCAACCTATTTACGCGCTCGACTGGGGTTCCGAGGGTCACAGGGTACTGTCAGGATCGGCAGACGGCTGGATCAAGTGTTGGGATATTCGCAAGGTCCAGAGAACAGCAAACTTGGGAGCGCACGCGAAAGCTGTTTCCGACATACGGTGGTTCAGGGGATTGGACGACCCCATCGATGGGAACCCCCCGGGGACAGATGAGAAGGGCGCGCAACAACCCAAGAAGGCCGGTACATTCTTTGTGTCCAGCGGCTTTGACGCCAAGATCAAgatcttctcggccgacaATTGGGGCGTCATTCAGACGCTGAGCGGACATTCTGGGCCTGTTGCCAGTGTCGATGTGAGTAGAGACGGCAAATGGATCGTGAGTGGAGGACACGATCGGACGGTTAAGCTTTGGGGCCGCAACGACGGTGAGGGTCTTTGA
- a CDS encoding Putative cyclin codes for MASIDRYRPTREAYQPPTLPPGGPPRPDRLSRSPARRLDVPPAVPSPPTHSSRTSPPRPASQRDTRSPQRSRAQTPAPPPNQWYFTPDETLSTPSILDGISPAEERLRRAKGVNFIYQAGVLLDLPQITLWVAGVFFHRFYMRYSMVEEKGGIHHYNIAATALFLANKTEENCRKTKEIIITVAKVAQKNPKLMIDEMSKEYWRWRDSILMYEELMLEYLTFDLMVENPYQRLFELLGQLDIVHNKHLRQSAWAFCSDACLTSIPLLLEARDVAITAIFFASVHTDQKIEDVNGEPWWKALKGNEEKCTKSIDLMRQFYTENPLRKQNPSLPSPAFDLANTRQHRDPTSQDALSSTAGTPFELDRGTQSPRARANGRDDVTNTESGSQATLKEPERPNGNGVASPGKRKEVDSDSEGREQKRARLSDEDEGEVLD; via the exons ATGGCTAGTATCGATCGCTACCGGCCGACTAGAGAGGCCTACCAGCCTCCTACTCTGCCACCGGGCGGGCCGCCACGACCGGATCGGCTCTCACGATCCCCTGCGCGTCGTCTTGACGTTCCGCCAGCTGTTCCATCACCGCCGACGCACTCATCCCGGACGTCGCCACCGCGACCTGCTTCCCAACGCGACACGCGCTCGCCCCAGCGCTCTAGGGCGCAAACACCAGCTCCCCCGCCTAATCAGTGGTACTTTACCCCCGACGAGACGTTGAGCACACCGAGTATCCTTGACGGCATCTCTCCAGCGGAAGAACGACTGCGGCGAGCAAAGGGTGTCAATTTCATATACCAAGCGGGTGTCTTGCTCGATCTGCCCCAGATCACCCTTTGGGTCGCAggcgtcttcttccaccgATTCTATATGCGATACAGCATGGTCGAAGAGAAGGGCGGCATTCACCATTAT AATATTGCGGCTACAGCGCTCTTTCTCGCGAATAAGACTGAGGAGAACTGCCGGAAGACGAAAGAAATCATCATTACCGTTGCAAAAGTCGCCCAGAAAAACCCCAAGCTCATGATTGACGAGATGAGCAAGGAGTACTGGCGTTGGAGGGATAGTATCCTCATGTACGAGGAACTCATGCTGGAGTATTTGACATTCGATCTCATGGTTGAGAACCCGTACCAACGCCTTTTCGAGCTTCTCGGTCAGCTTGACATCGTCCACAACAAGCATCTCCGGCAGTCGGCCTGGGCATTCTGCAGCGATGCTTGTCTCACGTCAATCCCCCTGCTACTTGAGGCTCGCGATGTTgccatcaccgccatctTTTTTGCCAGTGTGCACACCGACCAGAAAATCGAAGACGTCAATGGCGAGCCGTGGTGGAAGGCATTGAAAGGAAACGAAGAGAAGTGCACAAAATCCATCGATCTCATGCGACAGTTCTATACCGAGAACCCGCTCCGCAAACAGAACCCGTCCTTGCCATCGCCGGCTTTCGACTTGGCCAATACGAGACAGCATCGGGATCCGACGAGCCAAGACGCTCTATCATCTACGGCGGGCACGCCGTTTGAGTTAGACAGGGGAACTCAGAGCCCAAGAGCTAGGGCTAACGGCCGTGACGACGTCACCAATACCGAATCGGGGTCGCAGGCCACACTTAAGGAGCCGGAAAGGCCGAATGGTAACGGTGTTGCTTCTCCCGGAAAGCGGAAGGAAGTTGATTCGGACTCCGAGGGTAGGGAGCAGAAACGTGCAAGActctcggacgaggacgagggagaggTCTTGGACTAG
- a CDS encoding Putative aldolase-type TIM barrel, tRNA-dihydrouridine synthase, DUS-like, FMN-binding protein, whose protein sequence is MAAELYNGTISDRTHPLKIFDAAKSQDRFLYVSAPMVRYSKLAFRQTVHEYGTDICWTPMILSKEFNRNNFARDSDLTISTRGVQPPTIVQFGSNSPLELARSSSLAAPYVNGVDLNCGCPQSWACAETLGAALMEKRELVRDMVVETRQRLASDGWHVGKERDVDSPKGRSISVKIRVHKDLRRTMDFIDTVIGNPQDRNIDFLTIHPRTRHTASSIPINTESLGILLEKYGDTLPILLSGDVFSMATLPLSTVSKGTAERTPEPTTIDGHNGYADFTPSGTKLAGLMSARGILANPALYAGYESCPWEAVESFIRHVVRAPIPVKLVQHHLHEMCGPGMGPDKRALLNRQERAALLALDSMLDVIDFMDDAINRKTGRADGLRREPVGSSTVPMP, encoded by the exons ATGGCGGCCGAACTATACAATGGCACCATTTCAGACAGAACACA TCCTCTGAAAATCTTCGATGCGGCCAAGAGCCAAGACCGATTTCTCTATGTCTCAGCCCCTATGGTGAGATACAGCAAG CTTGCCTTCCGTCAAACCGTCCATGAGTACGGAACCGACATCTGCTGGACGCCAATGATCTTGTCCAAGGAGTTCAACCGCAACAACTTCGCCCGTGACAGCG ATCTCACAATATCAACACGTGGAGTTCAGCCCCCAACAATAGTTCAGTTCGGCTCAAACAGCCCGCTTGAACTTGCCCGCTCTTCATCCCTGGCCGCCCCCTATgtcaacggcgtcgaccttAACTGCGGCTGCCCCCAATCCTGGGCCTGCGCCGAGACCCTTGGCGCCGCACTCATGGAGAAGCGTGAGCTCGTTCGCGACATGGTCGTCGAGACCCGCCAGCGCCTGGCTAGCGACGGCTGGCACGTCGGCAAGGAGCGCGACGTGGACAGTCCCAAGGGGAGGAGCATCAGCGTCAAGATCCGCGTCCATAAAGACTTGAG GAGAACGATGGACTTCATCGACACTGTCATTGGCAACCCACAAGATCGCAACATTGATTTCCTGACCATCCACCCCCGTACCCGTCATACGGCGTCCAGCATCCCCATCAACACCGAATCCCTCGGCATTCTCCTCGAAAAGTACGGCGACACCCTCCCGATCCTCCTCTCGGGCGACGTCTTCTCCATGGCAACTCTACCCCTATCGACCGTCTCCAAAGGAACCGCTGAACGAACCCCGGAGCCCACGACGATCGACGGCCACAACGGCTACGCCGACTTCACCCCCAGCGGCACCAAGCTCGCGGGCCTCATGTCTGCCCGCGGTATCCTCGCCAATCCGGCCCTCTACGCCGGCTACGAGTCTTGCCCCTGGGAGGCTGTCGAGTCCTTTATACGCCACGTCGTACGCGCCCCTATCCCCGTCAAGCTGGTGCAGCACCACCTCCACGAGATGTGCGGGCCGGGCATGGGCCCGGACAAGCGCGCGCTGCTCAACAGACAAGAGAGGGCGGCGCTCCTCGCACTTGACAGCATGTTGGACGTCATAGATTTCATGGATGATGCAATCAACCGCAAGACGGGCAGGGCAGATGGGCTCCGTCGCGAGCCCGTAGGTAGCTCAACAGTTCCCATGCCGTGA